The following are encoded together in the Candidatus Woesebacteria bacterium genome:
- the murC gene encoding UDP-N-acetylmuramate--L-alanine ligase, producing the protein MIKNKIHFMGIGGSGMSAAAIIAKKQGFEVDGCDELADSPYLLKVKKMGIPVSFGHDPRHIVNANVLAVSPSVLFSNKKHPEVLAGRKKTLLTWQQFTGRYLLKNKRVMCISGTHGKSTVTTLVGFLYEKAKLDPSVIVGANFTPWGANFHYGKSNIFILEADEFYGNFLNYKPDTLIINNIEYDHPDYFRDEDHVINTFRKLLNKLEGNKLLILNQDSKGINKLVKTLSKEKKDNLNIMGYTISEKPLVKLANSFTAKIVSMNSKGVKFSVKNEKTKYSHTFNLNMYGIHNVSNALGLICLAKHDNIPDALIEKTLRTFPGTQRRLQLIGETKSIKIYDDYAHHPTAVKATLSAIKQKHPKERILCVFEPHTFSRTARLLVSYKDAFSDADIVVVAPIYKSRDTKTFGVSNKSIVKVCNHNNAVAIDSFDEIKNYIIGKARKGDVVIVMGAGKSYQLAKEVLRGK; encoded by the coding sequence ATGATAAAAAATAAAATTCATTTTATGGGAATTGGAGGAAGTGGAATGAGTGCCGCTGCAATTATTGCAAAAAAACAAGGATTTGAGGTAGATGGATGTGATGAATTGGCAGATAGCCCGTATTTACTGAAAGTGAAAAAAATGGGTATTCCGGTTAGTTTCGGCCATGATCCCCGGCACATTGTAAATGCTAACGTACTTGCGGTCTCTCCTTCAGTGTTATTTTCAAATAAAAAACACCCGGAAGTTCTTGCGGGGAGAAAAAAGACATTGCTAACTTGGCAGCAGTTTACCGGAAGATATTTGCTTAAAAATAAAAGGGTGATGTGTATTTCGGGAACACACGGAAAGTCGACAGTTACGACACTTGTCGGATTTTTATATGAGAAAGCGAAACTGGATCCGTCGGTAATTGTTGGTGCGAACTTTACTCCATGGGGAGCTAATTTCCATTATGGAAAAAGCAATATTTTTATATTAGAAGCTGATGAGTTTTATGGAAATTTTTTAAACTACAAGCCGGATACACTTATTATAAATAATATCGAATACGACCACCCCGACTATTTTCGAGACGAAGATCATGTCATAAATACTTTTCGCAAATTACTAAATAAACTCGAAGGAAACAAATTACTTATCCTCAATCAAGACTCCAAGGGAATAAACAAGTTGGTAAAAACATTAAGCAAAGAGAAAAAAGATAATTTGAATATCATGGGTTATACAATATCGGAAAAACCACTTGTAAAACTTGCCAATTCATTCACGGCGAAAATAGTATCCATGAATTCCAAGGGGGTTAAATTTAGTGTCAAAAATGAGAAAACCAAGTATAGCCACACTTTCAATCTAAATATGTATGGGATCCACAATGTCTCCAATGCATTGGGATTAATATGTCTTGCCAAACACGATAATATCCCCGATGCACTGATTGAAAAAACACTGAGAACATTTCCCGGTACCCAAAGACGACTGCAATTAATCGGTGAAACAAAATCGATTAAAATATATGATGATTATGCCCATCATCCTACGGCTGTTAAGGCAACTCTTTCAGCCATAAAGCAAAAACACCCAAAAGAAAGAATTCTGTGTGTTTTTGAACCTCATACCTTTTCACGAACGGCAAGGTTACTTGTTTCTTACAAGGATGCCTTTAGTGATGCCGATATCGTGGTTGTTGCACCAATATACAAATCTCGTGACACTAAAACTTTTGGTGTAAGTAATAAATCCATCGTGAAAGTATGTAATCACAACAATGCTGTCGCGATTGATTCATTTGATGAAATAAAAAACTATATAATTGGTAAAGCCCGAAAAGGAGATGTTGTGATTGTAATGGGCGCAGGGAAAAGTTATCAGTTGGCTAAAGAAGTGTTGCGGGGAAAGTAA